A DNA window from Porites lutea chromosome 6, jaPorLute2.1, whole genome shotgun sequence contains the following coding sequences:
- the LOC140940042 gene encoding uncharacterized protein, with protein MTLSTLLEAFGHILHSFTRGVSEHYNPDEPEFTFESFGYSPLESTGREWYCHPVDELIYQEYSDREATSLNYLTSTSLNITVTNASSLAEENEETQAHPQERNKEIAWKQLRPSALCTICKSMYIGALISIATAISMGTIYMMVTYLSFKTSHVCQYYPVNSTSIEIQWVRSMTDIISCSFLYIWFFAILLLVFRPFQLMGIKRTLLMICFLTYSLDTIYRVALQALGISHSRLSNVQKLPLRACILTNQCLQTYVLTNYFCTSSRQKLTMFVQMVVPSFLCLLPFVLVDTLIYPAYNQANEDGKLLIAVFAPLIGVIVKVTCRICVQRLYNIVYPGYSYICLSAFYFGSAIFFRILQADLGSLEAIVILGTIHGAAEVVERSTIVLIDHFCYVIWRRAPAPWGSFRTPGRERLTADIAIMSMLYESTAIVAVNGYLYLYQFIFVGKYPLDKLLRSFSIHTAVPLAIEWVFNSVSLAIESRYQNMAVMAVWRRRWKRHILVAVVNAVPVCLWSSSNLLDILHGRFSETSTQLCKMPFT; from the coding sequence ATGACCCTTAGTACTTTGTTAGAGGCGTTTGGTCATATTTTACACAGTTTTACGCGAGGCGTATCCGAACACTACAATCCAGATGAACCTGAATTCACATTCGAATCATTTGGTTACAGTCCTCTGGAAAGTACGGGACGAGAGTGGTATTGTCATCCTGTTGATGAACTTATTTACCAAGAATACAGCGACAGAGAAGCTACAAGTCTTAACTACTTAACCTCTACAAGTCTTAATATTACAGTTACTAACGCATCCTCTCTCGCAGAGGAAAACGAAGAAACCCAGGCACATCCtcaagaaagaaataaagaaatagcaTGGAAGCAACTGAGACCATCCGCTCTTTGCACAATTTGCAAATCAATGTACATTGGTGCTTTGATTTCGATTGCAACCGCCATCTCCATGGGAACAATCTATATGATGGTTACTTATCTCTCATTTAAGACTTCGCACGTTTGTCAGTATTACCCTGTGAACTCAACTTCAATAGAAATACAGTGGGTAAGGTCAATGACTGATATAATATCTTGtagttttttgtacatttggtTCTTCGCCATTTTGTTATTGGTTTTTCGTCCGTTTCAATTAATGGGAATAAAAAGGACCCTTCTGATGATTTGTTTCCTTACATATTCTCTGGATACAATTTATCGTGTTGCCCTCCAAGCTCTTGGCATCTCTCACTCCAGACTTTCAAATGTACAAAAACTTCCTCTAAGAGCCTGCATTCTAACAAATCAATGTCTGCAAACTTATGTTTTAACGAACTACTTCTGTACAAGTTCAAGACAGAAACTGACCATGTTTGTCCAGATGGTAGTACCAAGTTTTCTCTGTTTATTACCTTTTGTTCTGGTAGACACCTTGATTTACCCTGCATACAACCAAGCAAATGAAGATGGCAAACTATTGATCGCGGTCTTTGCTCCCCTAATAGGTGTTATCGTTAAAGTTACCTGCCGCATTTGTGTTCAGAGGTTGTATAACATTGTCTATCCGGGATATTCATACATTTGTCTATCGGCATTTTATTTTGGCTCAGCGATCTTTTTTCGAATTTTGCAAGCGGATCTTGGTAGCTTAGAAGCAATCGTTATTCTTGGAACAATTCACGGCGCCGCAGAAGTGGTGGAACGAAGCACCATTGTTCTGATTGATCATTTTTGTTATGTCATCTGGAGAAGGGCACCAGCTCCCTGGGGAAGTTTTCGTACTCCTGGTCGTGAAAGACTGACTGCTGATATCGCTATCATGAGCATGTTGTATGAATCAACTGCTATAGTCGCTGTGAATGGATACCTGTACTTGTATCAGTTTATTTTCGTGGGAAAGTATCCCTTGGACAAGTTGTTGAGGTCATTTTCAATACATACTGCAGTTCCTCTTGCGATTGAGTGGGTGTTTAACAGCGTGTCTCTAGCGATTGAGAGTCGGTATCAAAACATGGCTGTCATGGCTGTTTGGCGAAGACGATGGAAGCGTCACATTTTAGTAGCAGTCGTAAATGCAGTCCCAGTGTGTCTGTGGAGTAGTTCCAACCTATTGGACATTTTACATGGACGTTTTAGCGAAACGTCAACACAGCTCTGCAAAATGCCGTTTACCTAG